Proteins from one Ricinus communis isolate WT05 ecotype wild-type chromosome 9, ASM1957865v1, whole genome shotgun sequence genomic window:
- the LOC8280909 gene encoding uncharacterized protein LOC8280909 isoform X1 — protein sequence MMPDPYPVHPDQVGEYDHESLFHSNGSDYAKPGSMSSPQNEHFVHKEEYVQNEDIVQIAHAALQNELFAENDNEMDNNLENDMQNEQHVVSFESNGTVNRMEENNLLWPVLPGESGEGLPYAPIDWPYPGDIWTWRVGRRFNTSGYFQDRFLYIPKRLGKQTFASKNAVANYITSNFPGADVDAFFASFAWKIPVKVQSPTKVEPAPPLPPEEKVTGQEEEKANNVHSSLRKRRSTVTASSTPKQTEENGEPLSSTPKRRKQSGAKLSSTPKPKRTRQSGGKSSSAPRKSKQNEAALSSTSKKKTRQPSRRSSRSVPDIEVVEEPIIEPIPEDFDNYLSSLEDILTQPLAMTTIPSSTTADSAATQIEMAEARNKLSSLLVMDFPSLVSSKCITELTTLASKLRTDPTMNAEQLVKLKLIEEIPTFSEVYLESRELIDQVDEFFATLEGKRAKVASLKNEYSELKEKADQLQSQVDANSLAVDEIDRQIALLRSRRAEITNAIETNKAAKSEVNTAQRMVASAIPKVVHEIQLANSRMPELELKKTNAVKREAEIRAKFAPLEWFSL from the exons AAGCTTGTTTCATAGCAACGGCAGTGACTATGCCAAACCAGGCTCAATGAGCAGTCCGCAGAATGAGCATTTCGTACACAAGGAGGAATATGTGCAAAATGAGGATATTGTGCAGATTGCTCATGCTGCACTGCAGAATGAGCTATTTGCGGAGAATGATAATGAAATGGACAAtaatttggagaatgatatgcAGAACGAGCAACATGTGGTTTCCTTTGAAAGTAATGGTACCGTGAACAGGATGGAGGAAAATAACTTGCTTTGGCCAGTTCTACCTGGTGAATCTGGTGAAGGATTGCCATATGCTCCAATTGATTGGCCATATCCTGGTGATATTTGGACTTGGAGAGTAGGAAGGAGGTTTAATACTTCTGGCTACTTCCAAGATAGATTTCTGTATATTCCAAAACGTCTTGGAAAACAGACATTTGCAAGCAAGAATGCAGTTGCAAATTATATTACATCAAACTTCCCAGGTGCAGATGTGGATGCATTTTTTGCatcatttgcttggaagatcCCAGTAAAAGTGCAATCTCCAACGAAAG TGGAACCTGCCCCTCCACTGCCGCCGGAAGAAAAGGTAACAGGtcaagaagaagagaaagcaAATAATGTTCATTCTTCCCTgaggaaaagaagaagtaCTGTAACTGCATCATCAACACCTAAGCAAACAGAAGAGAATGGGGAACCATTATCATCCACGCCTAAGCGAAGAAAACAAAGTGGAGCCAAATTGTCATCCACACCTAAACCTAAGCGCACAAGACAGAGTGGAGGTAAATCATCATCCGCGCCTAGGAAGAGCAAACAGAATGAAGCTGCATTATCATccacatcaaagaaaaaaactagGCAACCTTCTAGAAGATCCTCTCGATCTGTCCCTGACATTGAAGTTGTGGAGGAACCAATAATAGAGCCAATTCCAGAAGATTTTGATAACTATCTCAGCTCTTTGGAAGATATTCTCACCCAGCCTCTTGCGATGACCACAATACCCTCTTCTACAACTGCTGATTCTGCTGCTACTCAAATCGAAATGGCAGAAGCTCGAAACAAGCTTTCTTCCCTTCTTGTTATGGATTTTCCTTCATTGGTTTCATCGAAGTGCATTACTGAACTGACAACTCTAGCATCCAAACTTCGAACAGATCCTACCATGAATGCTGAACAACTTGTTAAACTGAAATTGATCGAGGAAATCCCAACATTCAGTGAGGTTTATCTGGAGAGTAGGGAATTAATAGATCAGGTTGATGAATTCTTTGCTACTCTTGAGGGTAAAAGGGCCAAAGTTGCTTCCTTGAAAAACGAGTATAGTGAATTGAAGGAAAAGGCAGACCAGCTGCAATCCCAGGTGGACGCAAACTCTTTGGCTGTAGACGAAATTGACAGACAAATTGCTCTACTTAGATCCAGGAGAGCGGAGATCACAAATGCAATTGAGACTAACAAGGCAGCGAAGTCTGAGGTTAACACTGCTCAAAGAATGGTAGCAAGTGCAATTCCAAAAGTTGTCCATGAAATTCAACTTGCCAACTCTAGGATGCCAGAGCTGGAGCTAAAAAAGACAAATGCAGTCAAGCGTGAAGCTGAAATTCGTGCAAAATTTGCCCCTCTAGAATGGTTTTCCCTTTAA
- the LOC8280909 gene encoding uncharacterized protein LOC8280909 isoform X2, translating to MMPDPYPVHPDQVGEYDHDLFHSNGSDYAKPGSMSSPQNEHFVHKEEYVQNEDIVQIAHAALQNELFAENDNEMDNNLENDMQNEQHVVSFESNGTVNRMEENNLLWPVLPGESGEGLPYAPIDWPYPGDIWTWRVGRRFNTSGYFQDRFLYIPKRLGKQTFASKNAVANYITSNFPGADVDAFFASFAWKIPVKVQSPTKVEPAPPLPPEEKVTGQEEEKANNVHSSLRKRRSTVTASSTPKQTEENGEPLSSTPKRRKQSGAKLSSTPKPKRTRQSGGKSSSAPRKSKQNEAALSSTSKKKTRQPSRRSSRSVPDIEVVEEPIIEPIPEDFDNYLSSLEDILTQPLAMTTIPSSTTADSAATQIEMAEARNKLSSLLVMDFPSLVSSKCITELTTLASKLRTDPTMNAEQLVKLKLIEEIPTFSEVYLESRELIDQVDEFFATLEGKRAKVASLKNEYSELKEKADQLQSQVDANSLAVDEIDRQIALLRSRRAEITNAIETNKAAKSEVNTAQRMVASAIPKVVHEIQLANSRMPELELKKTNAVKREAEIRAKFAPLEWFSL from the exons CTTGTTTCATAGCAACGGCAGTGACTATGCCAAACCAGGCTCAATGAGCAGTCCGCAGAATGAGCATTTCGTACACAAGGAGGAATATGTGCAAAATGAGGATATTGTGCAGATTGCTCATGCTGCACTGCAGAATGAGCTATTTGCGGAGAATGATAATGAAATGGACAAtaatttggagaatgatatgcAGAACGAGCAACATGTGGTTTCCTTTGAAAGTAATGGTACCGTGAACAGGATGGAGGAAAATAACTTGCTTTGGCCAGTTCTACCTGGTGAATCTGGTGAAGGATTGCCATATGCTCCAATTGATTGGCCATATCCTGGTGATATTTGGACTTGGAGAGTAGGAAGGAGGTTTAATACTTCTGGCTACTTCCAAGATAGATTTCTGTATATTCCAAAACGTCTTGGAAAACAGACATTTGCAAGCAAGAATGCAGTTGCAAATTATATTACATCAAACTTCCCAGGTGCAGATGTGGATGCATTTTTTGCatcatttgcttggaagatcCCAGTAAAAGTGCAATCTCCAACGAAAG TGGAACCTGCCCCTCCACTGCCGCCGGAAGAAAAGGTAACAGGtcaagaagaagagaaagcaAATAATGTTCATTCTTCCCTgaggaaaagaagaagtaCTGTAACTGCATCATCAACACCTAAGCAAACAGAAGAGAATGGGGAACCATTATCATCCACGCCTAAGCGAAGAAAACAAAGTGGAGCCAAATTGTCATCCACACCTAAACCTAAGCGCACAAGACAGAGTGGAGGTAAATCATCATCCGCGCCTAGGAAGAGCAAACAGAATGAAGCTGCATTATCATccacatcaaagaaaaaaactagGCAACCTTCTAGAAGATCCTCTCGATCTGTCCCTGACATTGAAGTTGTGGAGGAACCAATAATAGAGCCAATTCCAGAAGATTTTGATAACTATCTCAGCTCTTTGGAAGATATTCTCACCCAGCCTCTTGCGATGACCACAATACCCTCTTCTACAACTGCTGATTCTGCTGCTACTCAAATCGAAATGGCAGAAGCTCGAAACAAGCTTTCTTCCCTTCTTGTTATGGATTTTCCTTCATTGGTTTCATCGAAGTGCATTACTGAACTGACAACTCTAGCATCCAAACTTCGAACAGATCCTACCATGAATGCTGAACAACTTGTTAAACTGAAATTGATCGAGGAAATCCCAACATTCAGTGAGGTTTATCTGGAGAGTAGGGAATTAATAGATCAGGTTGATGAATTCTTTGCTACTCTTGAGGGTAAAAGGGCCAAAGTTGCTTCCTTGAAAAACGAGTATAGTGAATTGAAGGAAAAGGCAGACCAGCTGCAATCCCAGGTGGACGCAAACTCTTTGGCTGTAGACGAAATTGACAGACAAATTGCTCTACTTAGATCCAGGAGAGCGGAGATCACAAATGCAATTGAGACTAACAAGGCAGCGAAGTCTGAGGTTAACACTGCTCAAAGAATGGTAGCAAGTGCAATTCCAAAAGTTGTCCATGAAATTCAACTTGCCAACTCTAGGATGCCAGAGCTGGAGCTAAAAAAGACAAATGCAGTCAAGCGTGAAGCTGAAATTCGTGCAAAATTTGCCCCTCTAGAATGGTTTTCCCTTTAA
- the LOC8280908 gene encoding protein OBERON 1 isoform X1, producing the protein MLNTQLMESMETDKESNAKTKENGGLDLRPVAAEDSGEGLPYAPKDWPKPGDVWRWRVGRRVASNGHFLDRYLYLPRRLYRMEKSNSSTTKKRGFASKLSVERFIKSSFPGADVEAFFASFSWKIPAKVSPTNGYLEEHFLQPFEEAADNSESDSQSDGVGCNAGNKKCRSLMVQEENPPVAAMPCDICCSEPRFCRDCCCILCSKITSSKYGGFGYIKCEALVSEGYICGHVAHVDCALRTYMAGTVGGSIGLDIEYYCRRCDAKTDLIPHVMRLLQTCESIDSCEQVEKMLALGICILRGSQKTAAKGLLNRIESAISKLKNGVILEDIWKIEEDISAISTEQGPRAMVEVTNQQDHLDNKTSSPDSFALSSDFEAETVKLEDEVEKALYELQKSQASEFEIAEERLMAQKKYLQNLYQQLEREKSELKRPTSSTKRDVLVKAVLERVNQIKREVAKLKDMEEVAKGFGRTPKSILKEHFGLEIEE; encoded by the exons ATGTTAAATACTCAGTTAATGGAATCGATGGAAACTGATAAAGAAAGTAatgcaaaaacaaaagaaaatggtgGTTTGGATTTGAGGCCAGTTGCAGCGGAAGATTCAGGTGAAGGTTTGCCATATGCTCCTAAAGATTGGCCTAAACCTGGTGATGTTTGGAGATGGAGAGTAGGAAGGCGTGTTGCCTCCAATGGTCATTTCTTGGATAGATATTTATATCTTCCACGCCGTCTTTATCGAATggaaaaatcaaattcttcaaCAACTAAGAAACGTGGATTTGCTAGCAAGCTTTCTGTTGAACGATTTATTAAATCATCTTTCCCAGGTGCAGATGTTGAAGCTTTTTTTGCTTCATTCAGCTGGAAGATACCCGCTAAGGTTTCGCCAACTAATG GTTATCTCGAGGAGCATTTTCTTCAACCTTTTGAAGAAGCAGCCGATAATTCCGAGTCGGATTCCCAATCGGATGGTGTGGGTTGTAATGCTGGAAACAAGAAATGCAGGAGTCTGATGGTACAAGAAGAAAACCCCCCAGTAGCTGCAATGCCTTGTGATATCTGTTGCAGTGAACCTCGCTTCTGCCGTGATTGTTGTTGTATTCTGTGTTCCAAGATCACAAGTTCAAAGTATGGAGGTTTTGGTTACATCAAATGTGAAGCATTGGTTAGTGAGGGTTATATCTGTGGCCATGTTGCTCATGTTGACTGTGCTCTTCGAACTTACATGGCTGGGACAGTTGGAGGAAGCATTGGCCTAGACATTGAGTATTACTGCCGCCGTTGTGATGCAAAGACCGATTTGATTCCACATGTTATGAGGCTTTTGCAAACTTGTGAATCCATTGATTCCTGTGAACAAGTAGAAAAAATGTTAGCCCTAGGCATTTGCATTTTACGTGGGTCCCAGAAAACTGCTGCAAAGGGACTGCTGAACCGAATTGAATCTGCCATTTCAAAG CTTAAAAATGGGGTCATTCTTGAGGATATATGGAAAATCGAAGAGGATATCTCTGCTATTTCCACAG AACAAGGTCCTAGGGCCATGGTGGAAGTTACTAATCAGCAAGACCATTTAGATAATAAAACAAGCTCGCCTGATTCTTTTGCATTGTCTTCTGATTTCGAAGCTGAAACTGTGAAACTTGAGGATGAGGTTGAAAAAGCCCTCTATGAACTACAAAAGTCACAGGCATCTGAATTTGAAATTGCAGAGGAACGACTTATGGCTCAAAAGAAATATCTTCAGAACCTCTATCAGCAACTTGAAAGAGAGAAATCGGAATTGAAACGGCCAACATCCAGTACCAAACGAGATGTCTTAGTGAAAGCTGTCTTGGAAAGGGTCAATCAGATAAAGCGAGAAGTGGCAAAACTCAAGGATATGGAAGAAGTGGCCAAGGGATTTGGAAGGACCCCTAAAAGTATCCTGAAGGAACATTTTGGTTTGGAAATTGAAGAATGA
- the LOC8280908 gene encoding protein OBERON 1 isoform X2, protein MESMETDKESNAKTKENGGLDLRPVAAEDSGEGLPYAPKDWPKPGDVWRWRVGRRVASNGHFLDRYLYLPRRLYRMEKSNSSTTKKRGFASKLSVERFIKSSFPGADVEAFFASFSWKIPAKVSPTNGYLEEHFLQPFEEAADNSESDSQSDGVGCNAGNKKCRSLMVQEENPPVAAMPCDICCSEPRFCRDCCCILCSKITSSKYGGFGYIKCEALVSEGYICGHVAHVDCALRTYMAGTVGGSIGLDIEYYCRRCDAKTDLIPHVMRLLQTCESIDSCEQVEKMLALGICILRGSQKTAAKGLLNRIESAISKLKNGVILEDIWKIEEDISAISTEQGPRAMVEVTNQQDHLDNKTSSPDSFALSSDFEAETVKLEDEVEKALYELQKSQASEFEIAEERLMAQKKYLQNLYQQLEREKSELKRPTSSTKRDVLVKAVLERVNQIKREVAKLKDMEEVAKGFGRTPKSILKEHFGLEIEE, encoded by the exons ATGGAATCGATGGAAACTGATAAAGAAAGTAatgcaaaaacaaaagaaaatggtgGTTTGGATTTGAGGCCAGTTGCAGCGGAAGATTCAGGTGAAGGTTTGCCATATGCTCCTAAAGATTGGCCTAAACCTGGTGATGTTTGGAGATGGAGAGTAGGAAGGCGTGTTGCCTCCAATGGTCATTTCTTGGATAGATATTTATATCTTCCACGCCGTCTTTATCGAATggaaaaatcaaattcttcaaCAACTAAGAAACGTGGATTTGCTAGCAAGCTTTCTGTTGAACGATTTATTAAATCATCTTTCCCAGGTGCAGATGTTGAAGCTTTTTTTGCTTCATTCAGCTGGAAGATACCCGCTAAGGTTTCGCCAACTAATG GTTATCTCGAGGAGCATTTTCTTCAACCTTTTGAAGAAGCAGCCGATAATTCCGAGTCGGATTCCCAATCGGATGGTGTGGGTTGTAATGCTGGAAACAAGAAATGCAGGAGTCTGATGGTACAAGAAGAAAACCCCCCAGTAGCTGCAATGCCTTGTGATATCTGTTGCAGTGAACCTCGCTTCTGCCGTGATTGTTGTTGTATTCTGTGTTCCAAGATCACAAGTTCAAAGTATGGAGGTTTTGGTTACATCAAATGTGAAGCATTGGTTAGTGAGGGTTATATCTGTGGCCATGTTGCTCATGTTGACTGTGCTCTTCGAACTTACATGGCTGGGACAGTTGGAGGAAGCATTGGCCTAGACATTGAGTATTACTGCCGCCGTTGTGATGCAAAGACCGATTTGATTCCACATGTTATGAGGCTTTTGCAAACTTGTGAATCCATTGATTCCTGTGAACAAGTAGAAAAAATGTTAGCCCTAGGCATTTGCATTTTACGTGGGTCCCAGAAAACTGCTGCAAAGGGACTGCTGAACCGAATTGAATCTGCCATTTCAAAG CTTAAAAATGGGGTCATTCTTGAGGATATATGGAAAATCGAAGAGGATATCTCTGCTATTTCCACAG AACAAGGTCCTAGGGCCATGGTGGAAGTTACTAATCAGCAAGACCATTTAGATAATAAAACAAGCTCGCCTGATTCTTTTGCATTGTCTTCTGATTTCGAAGCTGAAACTGTGAAACTTGAGGATGAGGTTGAAAAAGCCCTCTATGAACTACAAAAGTCACAGGCATCTGAATTTGAAATTGCAGAGGAACGACTTATGGCTCAAAAGAAATATCTTCAGAACCTCTATCAGCAACTTGAAAGAGAGAAATCGGAATTGAAACGGCCAACATCCAGTACCAAACGAGATGTCTTAGTGAAAGCTGTCTTGGAAAGGGTCAATCAGATAAAGCGAGAAGTGGCAAAACTCAAGGATATGGAAGAAGTGGCCAAGGGATTTGGAAGGACCCCTAAAAGTATCCTGAAGGAACATTTTGGTTTGGAAATTGAAGAATGA
- the LOC8280907 gene encoding uncharacterized protein LOC8280907: MIKFSPFFKDFDSHRKPKLPIAISYYRQSIFIIIFLLLILDQSCSSSSSSSSITTNNSIIKKHQNQGQENQETIMKVHPMPKKRNNITIQYYTNNINNRRDPSSGGSHNKKLRRLPHIFSRVLELPFRSDADVSVEESPDCFRFVAETDNIGEIRAHTIEIHPGVTKIVIRPNGYLELSPFDDLELDMWRFRLPESTRPELASAVLTDGELIVTVPKGDEVEEGNGNNGEFRGGMGNNNNNNARLVLVQ, from the coding sequence ATGATAAAATTTTCACCCTTTTTCAAAGATTTTGATTCCCATCGGAAACCAAAGTTACCCATCGCCATCTCTTATTATCGTCAGAGCATCTTTATCATCATCTTTTTGCTATTAATTCTTGACCAATCTTGCTCcagttcttcttcttcttcttctattacAACCAACAACAGCATCATCAAGAAACACCAAAACCAAGGacaagaaaatcaagaaacCATCATGAAGGTGCATCCAATgcccaagaaaagaaacaacatAACAATCCAATACTATACCAACAACATCAACAATCGAAGGGACCCATCTTCTGGTGGGTCCCACAACAAGAAGCTAAGAAGGTTGCCCCACATCTTTAGCCGTGTTCTTGAGCTTCCTTTCAGGTCTGATGCTGATGTGTCGGTGGAGGAAAGCCCGGATTGTTTCCGATTTGTAGCAGAGACCGATAATATCGGAGAAATTAGGGCTCACACGATTGAAATCCATCCGGGGGTTACTAAAATTGTGATTAGGCCAAATGGGTATCTTGAGTTATCCCCATTTGATGATTTGGAGTTGGATATGTGGAGGTTTAGGTTGCCGGAATCTACTCGGCCTGAGCTTGCCAGCGCTGTTTTAACTGACGGAGAGTTGATTGTTACGGTGCCAAAAGGAGATGAGGTGGAAGAAGGGAATGGTAATAATGGAGAGTTTAGAGGAGGTATgggaaataataataacaacaatgCTAGGCTTGTGCTTGTACAGTGA
- the LOC8280906 gene encoding uncharacterized protein LOC8280906 isoform X1, which produces MGFFLIKLQTLYPFFKFTGPSQFKAFTFLHTKTSRKQQSAANGANFLLRSIGAKLEQMAAAFVDLKQILKWEKLTPKEESVLRACEFKAVRGLMNGALIGGTVAFAATRKLDRFSQVFLSVGVAGLLGLEIFDRSMNSCLDDILNLNGSRIQRELANIIVNKHQDNPWTMQRMHRLFYQEKVFDDSSLDKPILKWRYRNFFGNDCVHGRRTNYSDSHVLHNYSDSKEVPLAAKQVPMNPDVDMMEDPLDSIFGHMAPMEEIRHLSSSSTPSRADTRSHRRSRRRRRLQNYESLGLKDAQPQLV; this is translated from the exons ATGGGTTTCTTTTTGATAAAGCTACAAACTTTATATCCATTTTTTAAGTTTACAGGCCCAAGCCAGTTTAAAGCTTTCACCTTTCTGCACACAAAAACTAGTAGGAAGCAACAGTCTGCTGCTAACGGTGCCAATTTTTTACTGAGATCGATCGGAGCAAAATTGGAGCAAATGGCTGCAGCTTTTGTTGATCTTAAACAAATCTTGAAATGG GAGAAATTGACACCTAAAGAAGAAAGTGTACTTCGTGCATGCGAATTTAAAGCTGTTAGGGGTCTTATGAATGGAGCTCTTATTGGTGGCACTGTTGCATTTGcag CAACGCGGAAGCTAGATAGATTTTCTCAGGTCTTTCTTTCAGTAG GAGTCGCTGGTCTCCTTGGATTGGAGATATTTGACAGGTCCATGAATTCATGCCTTGATGATATTCTTAATCTGAATGGAAGTAGGATTCAGAGAGAGTTAGCAAATAT TATTGTGAACAAACATCAGGATAATCCTTGGACAATGCAACGTATGCATAGGCTTTTCTATCAAGAAAAAGTTTTTGATGACTCAAGCTTAGATAAACCAATATTAAAATGGCGTTATCGAAATTTCTTTGGGAATGATTGTGTTCATGGTCGAAGGACAAACTACAGCGACTCACATGTCTTGCACAATTATTCTGATAGCAAAGAGGTTCCTCTTGCAGCCAAGCAAGTTCCT ATGAACCCTGATGTTGATATGATGGAAGATCCTTTAGATAGTATTTTCGGTCACATGGCACCAATGGAGGAGATCCGCCATCTGAGCTCCTCAAGCACACCTAGCAGAGCAGATACTCGTAGCCACAGGAGATCTCGCCGTAGGCGTCGGCTGCAAAATTATGAATCTTTAGGCTTGAAAGATGCACAACCACAACTAGTTTAA
- the LOC8280906 gene encoding uncharacterized protein LOC8280906 isoform X2: MGFFLIKLQTLYPFFKFTGPSQFKAFTFLHTKTSRKQQSAANGANFLLRSIGAKLEQMAAAFVDLKQILKWEKLTPKEESVLRACEFKAVRGLMNGALIGGTVAFAATRKLDRFSQVFLSVGVAGLLGLEIFDSIVNKHQDNPWTMQRMHRLFYQEKVFDDSSLDKPILKWRYRNFFGNDCVHGRRTNYSDSHVLHNYSDSKEVPLAAKQVPMNPDVDMMEDPLDSIFGHMAPMEEIRHLSSSSTPSRADTRSHRRSRRRRRLQNYESLGLKDAQPQLV, encoded by the exons ATGGGTTTCTTTTTGATAAAGCTACAAACTTTATATCCATTTTTTAAGTTTACAGGCCCAAGCCAGTTTAAAGCTTTCACCTTTCTGCACACAAAAACTAGTAGGAAGCAACAGTCTGCTGCTAACGGTGCCAATTTTTTACTGAGATCGATCGGAGCAAAATTGGAGCAAATGGCTGCAGCTTTTGTTGATCTTAAACAAATCTTGAAATGG GAGAAATTGACACCTAAAGAAGAAAGTGTACTTCGTGCATGCGAATTTAAAGCTGTTAGGGGTCTTATGAATGGAGCTCTTATTGGTGGCACTGTTGCATTTGcag CAACGCGGAAGCTAGATAGATTTTCTCAGGTCTTTCTTTCAGTAG GAGTCGCTGGTCTCCTTGGATTGGAGATATTTGACAG TATTGTGAACAAACATCAGGATAATCCTTGGACAATGCAACGTATGCATAGGCTTTTCTATCAAGAAAAAGTTTTTGATGACTCAAGCTTAGATAAACCAATATTAAAATGGCGTTATCGAAATTTCTTTGGGAATGATTGTGTTCATGGTCGAAGGACAAACTACAGCGACTCACATGTCTTGCACAATTATTCTGATAGCAAAGAGGTTCCTCTTGCAGCCAAGCAAGTTCCT ATGAACCCTGATGTTGATATGATGGAAGATCCTTTAGATAGTATTTTCGGTCACATGGCACCAATGGAGGAGATCCGCCATCTGAGCTCCTCAAGCACACCTAGCAGAGCAGATACTCGTAGCCACAGGAGATCTCGCCGTAGGCGTCGGCTGCAAAATTATGAATCTTTAGGCTTGAAAGATGCACAACCACAACTAGTTTAA